Genomic window (Acidimicrobiales bacterium):
TCGGGAACGAGAACTTAGTGCTCCGTCCCGGGGCCTCTGCGAGTGGCCCGGCGGGGCGGGTGCGCCGCCCGCAAGGCGCGACGACGAAGGAATGCCTGGAAGGCATTTCGAGGAGGAGCAACGCCGCGGGCGGGGTGCCCGGCCGTCGGGACGCCGCAGGCGGCCCCAGGACGGTGCACTTACAGCGCGTCCTCCATGACGTCGAAGTCGATGCCCTTGGCTCGCACTTCGGTGAGGCCGGGGACCCGGTCCTTGAGGATCCGTTCGATGCCCGCCTTGAGGGTCATCGTCGACATGGGGCAACCGCCGCAGGCACCGAGCAGCTCGACGTCGACCACGCCGGTCTCCTCGTTGTACTCGAGCACGCGCATGTCACCGCCGTCGCTCTGCAGGGCGGGGCGAATGGCTTCAACGGCGTCGAGCAGTGCTGCATCCATAGTCACGAAGGTACAACCGCCCCCGTACCGGCCCCTATTCCGCCCGGTGGAAGGTGACGTCGGCGCCCAGCGACTGGAGCTTGCCCGCCAGGTTCTCGTACCCCCGCTCGACGTGGAAGGCATCGGCCACCACCGTCTCGCCGTCGGCGGCCAGTCCGGCCAGCACCAAGGCGGCGCCCGCCCGGATGTCGGACGCCTTCACCGGCGCCCCCGACAGCCGGGGCACGCCGCGCACCACGGCGTGGTGGCCCTGGATGCGGATGTCGGCGCCCATGCGCAGCAGTTCGG
Coding sequences:
- a CDS encoding NifU family protein; translation: MDAALLDAVEAIRPALQSDGGDMRVLEYNEETGVVDVELLGACGGCPMSTMTLKAGIERILKDRVPGLTEVRAKGIDFDVMEDAL